In Kitasatospora gansuensis, a genomic segment contains:
- a CDS encoding NAD-dependent malic enzyme: MATVPSVSNSITVRLEVPATGNAVSSITTAVESSGGSVTGLDVTASGLEALRIDVTVAASSVAHGEEIVEKLRAIDGVAIGKVSDRTFLMHLGGKIEMSSKLPIRNRDDLSMIYTPGVARVCMAIAENPEDARRLTIKRNSVAVVTDGSAVLGLGNIGPMAALPVMEGKAALFKRFANIDAWPICLDTQDADEIVAIVKAIAPGFAGINLEDISAPRCFEIEARLREALDIPVFHDDQHGTAIVVLAALTNALRVVGKEISEIRVVMSGAGAAGTAILKLLLAAGVEHATVADVRGVVHSGRDDLNDSLRWIAEHTNRSGRTGTLKEAVADADVFIGVSAPNLLDGDDLATMAENSIVFALANPDPEVDPAVARQTAAVVATGRSDFPNQINNVLVFPGVFRGLLDAQSHTVNTEMMIAAARALATTVADDQLNANYIIPSVFHPDVAKTVAAAVREAALAARGGAEPAPSKPTPGIVGTLDTAAFPAVRL, encoded by the coding sequence ATGGCGACGGTGCCCAGTGTCTCGAACTCGATCACGGTGCGGCTGGAGGTCCCGGCCACCGGAAACGCGGTGAGCTCGATCACCACCGCGGTCGAGTCCTCCGGCGGTTCGGTCACCGGTCTCGACGTCACCGCCTCGGGCCTGGAGGCGCTCCGGATCGACGTGACGGTGGCCGCCTCCTCGGTGGCGCACGGCGAGGAGATCGTCGAGAAGCTGCGCGCGATCGACGGCGTGGCGATCGGCAAGGTCTCGGACCGTACCTTCCTGATGCACCTCGGCGGCAAGATCGAGATGTCCTCCAAGCTGCCGATCCGCAACCGTGACGACCTCTCGATGATCTACACCCCCGGTGTGGCCCGGGTTTGCATGGCGATCGCCGAGAACCCCGAGGACGCCCGCCGCCTGACCATCAAGCGCAACAGCGTCGCGGTGGTCACCGACGGCTCCGCCGTGCTGGGTCTGGGCAACATCGGCCCGATGGCCGCGCTGCCGGTGATGGAGGGCAAGGCCGCGCTGTTCAAGCGGTTCGCCAACATCGACGCCTGGCCGATCTGCCTGGACACCCAGGACGCCGACGAGATCGTCGCGATCGTGAAGGCGATCGCCCCCGGCTTCGCGGGCATCAACCTGGAGGACATCTCCGCGCCGCGCTGCTTCGAGATCGAGGCCCGGCTGCGCGAGGCGCTGGACATCCCGGTCTTCCACGACGACCAGCACGGCACCGCGATCGTGGTGCTGGCCGCGCTGACCAACGCGCTGCGGGTGGTCGGCAAGGAGATCTCCGAGATCCGGGTGGTGATGTCGGGCGCCGGCGCCGCCGGTACCGCGATCCTCAAGCTGCTGCTGGCGGCCGGTGTCGAGCACGCCACCGTGGCGGACGTCCGCGGCGTGGTGCACAGCGGCCGGGACGACCTGAACGACTCGCTGCGCTGGATCGCCGAGCACACCAACCGCTCGGGCCGTACCGGCACGCTCAAGGAGGCGGTGGCCGACGCCGACGTCTTCATCGGCGTCTCGGCCCCGAACCTGCTGGACGGCGACGACCTGGCCACCATGGCCGAGAACTCGATCGTCTTCGCGCTGGCCAACCCGGACCCGGAGGTCGACCCGGCGGTGGCCCGGCAGACCGCCGCCGTGGTGGCCACCGGCCGCAGCGACTTCCCGAACCAGATCAACAACGTGCTGGTCTTCCCCGGCGTGTTCCGCGGCCTGCTGGACGCGCAGAGCCACACCGTCAACACCGAGATGATGATCGCCGCAGCCCGGGCGCTGGCCACCACGGTCGCCGACGACCAGCTGAACGCCAACTACATCATCCCCAGCGTCTTCCACCCCGACGTGGCCAAGACCGTGGCAGCGGCCGTCCGGGAGGCCGCCCTGGCGGCCCGTGGCGGCGCGGAGCCCGCCCCGTCGAAGCCCACCCCGGGCATCGTCGGCACGCTCGACACCGCGGCTTTCCCGGCCGTTCGGCTGTAG
- a CDS encoding HU family DNA-binding protein has protein sequence MNRSELVAALSERAEVTRKDADAVLAAFAEVVGEVVAKGDEKVTIPGFLTFERTHRAARTARNPQTGDPIQIPAGFSAKVSAGSKLKEAAKGK, from the coding sequence ATGAACCGCAGTGAGCTGGTGGCCGCTCTGTCGGAGCGCGCCGAGGTGACCCGCAAGGACGCCGACGCTGTTCTGGCCGCCTTCGCCGAGGTTGTCGGCGAGGTCGTCGCCAAGGGCGACGAGAAGGTCACCATTCCCGGCTTCCTGACCTTCGAGCGCACCCACCGTGCCGCTCGTACGGCCCGTAACCCGCAGACCGGCGACCCGATCCAGATCCCGGCCGGTTTCAGCGCCAAGGTCAGTGCCGGTTCGAAGCTGAAGGAAGCCGCCAAGGGTAAGTAA
- the murA gene encoding UDP-N-acetylglucosamine 1-carboxyvinyltransferase, producing the protein MTDDVLLVHGGNPLEGEIRVRGAKNLVPKAMVAALLGTGPSRLRNVPDIRDVKVVRGLLQLHGVTVRTGDEEGELILDPSHVESANVADIDAHAGSSRIPILFCGPLLHRLGHAFIPGLGGCDIGGRPVDFHFEVLRQFGATIEKHPQGTYLVAAQRLQGTKIELPYPSVGATEQVLLTAVLAEGVTELRNAAVEPEIVDLICVLQKMGAIISLGTDRTILITGVDELSGYNHRALPDRLEAASWACAALATKGDIYVRGADQIPMMTFLNTFRKVGGAFEIDDEGIRFWHPGGELKAIALETDVHPGFQTDWQQPLVVALTQADGLSIVHETVYESRLGFTGALNQMGAHIQLYSECLGGTPCRFGARNFQHSAVVSGPSKLIGGELVIPDLRGGFSYLIAALAAEGTSTVHGIDLINRGYENFMEKLRDLGAQVELPNEELVPA; encoded by the coding sequence ATGACCGACGACGTACTGCTGGTCCACGGCGGAAACCCGCTCGAAGGCGAGATCCGCGTCCGTGGTGCGAAGAACCTGGTCCCCAAGGCCATGGTCGCCGCCCTGCTCGGCACGGGCCCCAGCAGACTGCGCAACGTCCCGGACATCCGTGACGTCAAGGTGGTCCGCGGGCTGCTGCAGCTGCACGGTGTGACGGTGCGCACCGGTGACGAGGAGGGCGAGCTGATCCTCGACCCCTCGCACGTGGAGAGCGCCAACGTCGCCGACATCGACGCGCACGCGGGCTCCTCGCGGATCCCGATCCTGTTCTGCGGCCCGCTGCTGCACCGCCTCGGCCACGCCTTCATCCCGGGCCTGGGCGGCTGCGACATCGGCGGCCGGCCGGTGGACTTCCACTTCGAGGTGCTCCGCCAGTTCGGCGCGACCATCGAGAAGCACCCGCAGGGCACCTACCTGGTGGCGGCCCAGCGGCTGCAGGGCACCAAGATCGAGCTGCCGTACCCGTCGGTCGGCGCGACCGAGCAGGTGCTGCTCACCGCGGTGCTCGCCGAGGGCGTCACCGAGCTGCGGAACGCGGCCGTCGAGCCGGAGATCGTCGACCTGATCTGCGTGCTGCAGAAGATGGGCGCGATCATCTCGCTGGGCACCGACCGGACCATCCTGATCACCGGCGTGGACGAGCTCTCCGGCTACAACCACCGCGCCCTGCCGGACCGCCTCGAGGCGGCCTCCTGGGCCTGCGCGGCACTGGCCACCAAGGGCGACATCTACGTCCGCGGCGCCGACCAGATCCCGATGATGACCTTCCTGAACACCTTCCGGAAGGTCGGCGGCGCCTTCGAGATCGACGACGAGGGCATCCGGTTCTGGCACCCGGGCGGCGAGCTCAAGGCGATCGCCCTGGAGACCGACGTGCACCCCGGCTTCCAGACCGACTGGCAGCAGCCGCTGGTGGTCGCGCTGACCCAGGCCGACGGCCTCTCGATCGTGCACGAGACGGTGTACGAGTCCCGGCTCGGCTTCACCGGCGCGCTGAACCAGATGGGCGCGCACATCCAGCTCTACAGCGAGTGCCTGGGCGGCACCCCCTGCCGGTTCGGCGCCCGCAACTTCCAGCACTCCGCGGTGGTCTCGGGCCCGTCCAAGCTGATCGGCGGCGAGCTGGTCATCCCCGACCTGCGCGGCGGGTTCTCGTACCTGATCGCGGCGCTGGCGGCCGAGGGCACCTCGACCGTGCACGGCATCGACCTGATCAACCGGGGCTACGAGAACTTCATGGAGAAGCTCCGCGACCTCGGCGCCCAGGTCGAGCTGCCCAACGAGGAGCTCGTCCCCGCCTGA
- a CDS encoding YqgE/AlgH family protein: protein MTPASSYTGRLLVATPMLTDPNFARSVVLLLDHDEQGALGVVLNHPTPIEVAAVLDGWSELAGRPAVLFQGGPVGLDSALAVAVVPGEPGHAEPLGWRRLHGAIGLVDLEAPPELLAGELGGLRVFAGYAGWSPGQLEAELAEGAWYLVDCEPGDIFCPDPERLWRAVLRRQRGPLAVLATYPDDPTLN from the coding sequence ATGACCCCGGCCTCCTCGTACACCGGCCGACTCCTGGTCGCCACGCCGATGCTCACCGACCCGAACTTCGCCCGCTCCGTGGTCCTGCTGCTGGACCACGACGAGCAGGGCGCGCTCGGCGTGGTGCTCAACCACCCGACCCCGATCGAGGTGGCGGCGGTGCTGGACGGCTGGTCAGAGCTGGCCGGCCGCCCGGCCGTGCTGTTCCAGGGCGGCCCGGTCGGCCTGGACTCGGCGCTCGCGGTCGCCGTGGTCCCGGGTGAGCCCGGTCACGCCGAGCCGCTCGGCTGGCGGCGGCTGCACGGCGCGATCGGGCTGGTCGACCTGGAGGCCCCGCCCGAGCTGCTGGCCGGGGAACTGGGCGGGCTGCGGGTCTTCGCCGGGTACGCGGGCTGGTCGCCCGGCCAGCTGGAGGCCGAACTGGCCGAGGGCGCCTGGTACCTGGTGGACTGTGAGCCAGGTGACATTTTCTGCCCGGACCCGGAACGGCTCTGGCGCGCGGTACTGCGGCGCCAGCGCGGCCCGCTCGCGGTGCTGGCGACGTACCCGGACGACCCGACGCTGAACTGA
- a CDS encoding DUF3039 domain-containing protein, whose amino-acid sequence MSTLEPERGLGTGTLVEPVPQVSNGDGDHERFAHYVQKDKIMESALSGSPVVALCGKVWVPGRDPKKYPVCPMCKEIFEGIGKPQGGDDDKK is encoded by the coding sequence ATGAGCACTCTTGAGCCCGAGCGCGGTCTCGGTACCGGCACCCTGGTCGAGCCCGTCCCCCAGGTGTCCAACGGCGACGGCGACCACGAGCGCTTCGCGCACTATGTCCAGAAGGACAAGATCATGGAGAGCGCGCTCTCCGGCTCCCCGGTGGTCGCGCTCTGCGGCAAGGTCTGGGTTCCCGGGCGCGACCCGAAGAAGTACCCGGTCTGCCCGATGTGCAAGGAGATCTTCGAGGGCATCGGCAAGCCGCAGGGCGGGGATGACGACAAGAAGTAG
- a CDS encoding beta-N-acetylhexosaminidase: MDLIPAPLSVTRPETGEYVLDTGTTLTAEPGLEGVESWLRATLNAATGLPLRPGAGGVELRLDESLAPEAYRLSVGPGGARLAAGAAAGAFLGAQTLRQLLGPDAYRRAPLRRTGWALPYTEIEDAPRFGWRGVLLDVSRHFLPKADVLRFLDLMAAHKLNVLHLHLTDDQGWRIEIKRYPRLTEVASWRDRSMVGFRAAERRNDEPHGGFYTQDDLREIVAYADARHITVVPEIDLPGHSQAAISAYPELGNTDVVDTAGLSVWTDWGISENVLNVSEQTLRFFEGVLEEVLEIFPSQFVHLGGDECRKEQWKLSQAAQNRIKELGVADEDGLQSWFIGHFDSWLADRGRRLIGWDEILEGGLAPGAAVSSWRGYEGGVAAAKAGHDVVMCPEQHVYLDHRQAAGEDEPIPVGFVRTLEDVYRFEPIPAELDATAAARVIGTQANLWTEFMNDARDVDYRAFPRLAAFAEVAWSDLPREPAARDWADFERRMATHYARLDALGVEYRPAAGPHPWQRRPGVLGRPSEGPGNS; this comes from the coding sequence ATGGATCTCATTCCGGCCCCGCTGAGTGTCACCCGTCCCGAGACCGGCGAGTACGTGCTGGACACCGGCACGACGCTGACCGCCGAACCCGGCCTGGAGGGCGTCGAGTCCTGGCTCCGCGCCACTCTCAACGCCGCCACCGGCCTCCCGCTGCGCCCCGGCGCGGGCGGTGTCGAGCTGCGGCTCGACGAGTCGCTCGCCCCGGAGGCGTACCGGCTCTCGGTCGGCCCCGGCGGCGCCCGGCTGGCGGCGGGCGCCGCGGCCGGCGCCTTCCTCGGCGCCCAGACCCTCCGTCAGCTGCTCGGCCCCGACGCCTACCGCCGGGCCCCGCTGCGCCGCACCGGCTGGGCGCTGCCGTACACCGAGATCGAGGACGCGCCCCGGTTCGGCTGGCGTGGGGTGCTGCTGGACGTCTCCCGGCACTTCCTGCCCAAGGCGGACGTGCTGCGCTTCCTGGACCTGATGGCCGCGCACAAGCTCAACGTGCTGCACCTGCACCTGACGGACGATCAGGGCTGGCGGATCGAGATCAAGCGCTACCCGAGGCTCACCGAGGTGGCCTCCTGGCGGGATCGTTCGATGGTCGGCTTCCGGGCCGCCGAGCGCCGCAACGACGAGCCGCACGGCGGCTTCTACACCCAGGACGACCTGCGCGAGATCGTCGCGTACGCGGACGCCCGGCACATCACCGTGGTCCCGGAGATCGACCTGCCGGGCCACTCGCAGGCCGCCATCTCGGCCTACCCCGAACTCGGCAACACCGATGTGGTGGACACCGCCGGGCTGTCGGTCTGGACGGACTGGGGGATCAGCGAGAACGTGCTGAACGTCTCCGAGCAGACCCTGCGGTTCTTCGAGGGGGTGCTCGAGGAGGTGCTGGAGATCTTCCCCTCGCAGTTCGTGCACCTCGGCGGCGACGAGTGCCGCAAGGAGCAGTGGAAGCTCAGCCAGGCCGCGCAGAACCGGATCAAGGAGCTCGGGGTGGCCGACGAGGACGGGCTGCAGAGCTGGTTCATCGGCCACTTCGACAGCTGGCTGGCCGACCGCGGGCGGCGGCTGATCGGCTGGGACGAGATCCTGGAGGGCGGTCTGGCGCCCGGCGCCGCGGTCTCCTCCTGGCGCGGCTACGAGGGCGGGGTGGCGGCCGCGAAGGCGGGCCACGACGTGGTGATGTGCCCCGAGCAGCACGTCTACCTGGACCACCGGCAGGCGGCCGGGGAGGACGAGCCGATCCCGGTCGGGTTCGTCCGCACCCTGGAGGACGTCTACCGGTTCGAGCCGATCCCGGCCGAGCTCGACGCGACTGCGGCCGCCCGGGTGATCGGGACCCAGGCGAACCTGTGGACCGAGTTCATGAACGACGCCCGGGACGTCGACTACCGGGCCTTCCCCCGGCTGGCCGCGTTCGCCGAGGTGGCCTGGTCGGACCTGCCGCGCGAGCCCGCCGCCCGCGACTGGGCGGACTTCGAGCGCCGGATGGCCACCCACTACGCCCGGCTCGACGCGCTCGGCGTGGAGTACCGCCCGGCCGCCGGGCCGCACCCGTGGCAGCGCCGCCCCGGGGTACTCGGTCGTCCGTCGGAGGGCCCCGGGAACTCATAG
- a CDS encoding FAD binding domain-containing protein: MLPASLDEAVEALAATPGAVPVAGATDLMEAVNAGRLRPAALIGLGRITELRGWRYEDGGTAVLGAGLTHARMDRPDFAALIPALADAARTAGPPQIRNVGTLGGNIATAAPAGDTLPVLAALEATVTLARAGGTREVPVSHLLTGLDPVRPGELLTWVRVPLLHAPQVFLKATGRSGPSRATASVALVLDPARRAVRCAVGAVAPVPLRPLEAESWVAGCIDWDARGDQAASAIDPAAAAAFGEYVAAACVPDGMTESGPGGAHAAALRLRRTVSVLARRALGRALK; this comes from the coding sequence ATGCTGCCGGCCTCGCTCGACGAGGCCGTCGAGGCGCTCGCCGCCACTCCCGGCGCGGTGCCGGTGGCCGGCGCCACCGACCTGATGGAAGCGGTCAACGCGGGCCGGCTCCGTCCGGCCGCGCTGATCGGCCTCGGCCGGATCACCGAACTGCGCGGCTGGCGCTACGAGGACGGCGGCACCGCCGTCCTCGGCGCCGGGCTGACCCACGCCCGGATGGACCGGCCCGACTTCGCCGCGCTGATCCCCGCGCTGGCCGACGCGGCCAGGACCGCCGGGCCGCCGCAGATCCGCAACGTCGGCACGCTGGGCGGCAACATCGCCACCGCGGCCCCGGCCGGGGACACCCTGCCGGTGCTCGCCGCGCTGGAGGCCACCGTCACGCTGGCCCGGGCCGGCGGCACCCGCGAGGTGCCGGTCAGTCACCTGCTGACCGGCCTGGACCCGGTCCGCCCGGGTGAACTGCTCACCTGGGTAAGGGTCCCGCTGCTGCACGCCCCGCAGGTCTTCCTGAAGGCCACCGGCCGCAGTGGCCCGTCCCGCGCCACCGCCTCGGTCGCCCTGGTGCTCGACCCGGCCCGGCGGGCCGTCCGGTGCGCCGTCGGCGCCGTTGCCCCCGTACCGCTGCGCCCGCTGGAGGCCGAGTCCTGGGTGGCCGGCTGCATCGACTGGGACGCCCGCGGCGACCAGGCCGCCAGCGCCATCGACCCGGCCGCGGCCGCCGCGTTCGGCGAGTACGTGGCCGCCGCCTGCGTGCCCGACGGCATGACGGAGAGCGGCCCCGGGGGGGCGCACGCGGCCGCGCTGAGGCTGCGGCGTACGGTATCCGTGCTGGCCCGCCGGGCACTGGGAAGGGCGCTGAAGTGA
- a CDS encoding (2Fe-2S)-binding protein, with protein sequence MTDDLMGADVRPTASYTLRVNGFERPVSDAWIGESLLYVLRERLGLAGAKDGCEQGECGACSVQVDGQLVAGCLVPAALASDSEIATVEGLSAGGAASDVQQALADSGAVQCGYCTPGMAMAVHDLLQRNHRPSEVEARQALCGNLCRCTGYQGVLAAVQAVAEARGVVEEEPAAEPAAAAPSVPLVPQVPAQATQSAADLPLAGEHPLYADSEVWVEAEPQPAVREYAATTHQTGVYEPEYPAPYYDPPPYDPGFEAPYEAGRHEATPAHGTAADGPVGTPAHGTPYYPTPAHGTPFDGPVYGGAADQQPVYDGNTPPHGIRLPEDDRA encoded by the coding sequence GTGACGGACGACCTCATGGGCGCCGACGTGCGTCCGACCGCCTCGTACACGCTGCGGGTCAACGGCTTCGAACGGCCGGTCAGCGACGCGTGGATCGGCGAGAGCCTGCTCTACGTGCTGCGCGAGCGGCTCGGCCTGGCCGGCGCCAAGGACGGCTGCGAGCAGGGCGAGTGCGGGGCCTGCTCGGTGCAGGTGGACGGCCAGTTGGTGGCCGGCTGCCTGGTGCCCGCCGCGCTCGCCTCGGACAGCGAGATCGCCACCGTCGAGGGCCTGTCGGCCGGCGGCGCGGCCAGTGACGTGCAGCAGGCGCTCGCCGACTCCGGTGCCGTGCAGTGCGGTTACTGCACCCCCGGGATGGCGATGGCCGTCCACGACCTGCTCCAGCGCAACCACCGGCCCAGCGAGGTGGAGGCCAGGCAGGCGCTCTGCGGCAACCTCTGCCGCTGCACCGGCTACCAGGGCGTGCTGGCCGCCGTGCAGGCCGTCGCCGAGGCGCGCGGGGTGGTCGAGGAGGAGCCCGCCGCCGAGCCGGCCGCCGCCGCCCCGTCGGTCCCGCTGGTCCCGCAGGTCCCGGCGCAGGCCACCCAGTCCGCGGCCGACCTGCCGCTGGCCGGGGAGCACCCGCTGTACGCCGACTCCGAGGTCTGGGTCGAGGCCGAACCGCAGCCGGCCGTCCGCGAGTACGCCGCCACCACCCACCAGACCGGCGTCTACGAACCCGAGTACCCCGCCCCGTACTACGATCCGCCGCCGTACGACCCGGGCTTCGAGGCCCCGTACGAAGCCGGCCGGCACGAGGCCACCCCGGCCCACGGCACCGCCGCGGACGGCCCGGTCGGGACCCCCGCGCACGGCACGCCGTACTACCCGACGCCCGCGCACGGCACGCCCTTCGACGGTCCGGTGTACGGCGGGGCCGCCGACCAGCAGCCGGTCTACGACGGCAACACCCCGCCCCACGGCATCCGGCTCCCCGAGGACGATCGCGCATGA
- a CDS encoding xanthine dehydrogenase family protein molybdopterin-binding subunit — protein MSSPTDLTAPLAPSADELPDGAEPFGLGSSAPRTDALPKALGIYPYAADLWAEGLLWGAVLRSPHPYARIVSIDTSAALALPGVHAVITAADLPPVPEGTPEGTPEAASDGRGSADRPVLASGVVRHHGEPVAAVAADHPDTARLAAASIVVEYEPLEPVTDPEQSFNVPPLHPDGNLFRHLPLRSGDPEAVGEVIVEGLYQVGRQDPAPIGAEAGLAVPRPDGGVELHLSSTDPHGDRDRTAAGLGLDPDRVRLVVTGVPGATADREDRSFQVTLALLALRTGRPVKMTLTREESFQSHTSRHPALLRYRHHADAEGKLVKVEAQILLDGGAYAEVSAEALAAAAAFSVGPYVCPNVFVDAWAVRTNNPPAGRMRGEGALQTCFAYESQLDQLAAQLGIDPLEIRRRNALATGDPMPTGQAVTCPAPVAALLDAVSTAPLPPLPLDDPDSEWLLPGGPGGAGDPAAVRRGIGYAVGMVHMLGAEGEDEVSTATVRVSGDHATVICAAVDSGQGFATLARQIVQSVLGVSEVYIAPADSDQSSAGPSARGRHTWVSGGAVERAALMVRHQLLQPIAANFGMSVELLTIADGKITSYDGVLGMPVTEALEGKELWATAQCRPHPTEPLDEAGQGDAFVSIAFCAMRAVVDVDIELGAVRVVEMTVAQDVGRALNPRQIEDRIEAAVAQGVGLALLEDLRTEGGRLVNPSLTGYRLPTALDTPEVRIAALIEDRDVVATFGAKAVSAVPAVVAPAAVAAAVRAATGLPVGRLPILPEDATVG, from the coding sequence ATGAGCTCGCCCACCGACCTCACCGCCCCGCTGGCGCCCTCGGCCGACGAACTGCCGGACGGCGCCGAGCCGTTCGGCCTCGGCAGCTCCGCCCCGCGCACCGACGCGCTGCCCAAGGCGCTCGGCATCTACCCGTACGCCGCCGACCTGTGGGCCGAGGGGCTGCTCTGGGGCGCGGTGCTGCGCTCGCCGCACCCGTACGCCCGGATCGTCTCGATCGACACCAGCGCCGCGCTGGCGCTGCCGGGTGTGCACGCCGTGATCACCGCCGCCGACCTGCCGCCGGTCCCCGAGGGCACCCCGGAGGGCACTCCCGAGGCCGCTTCGGACGGCCGCGGTTCCGCGGACCGGCCGGTGCTGGCCTCCGGCGTGGTCCGCCACCACGGCGAGCCGGTGGCCGCGGTGGCGGCCGACCACCCGGACACCGCCCGGCTGGCCGCCGCCTCGATCGTGGTCGAGTACGAGCCGCTGGAGCCGGTCACCGACCCCGAGCAGTCCTTCAACGTCCCGCCGCTGCACCCCGACGGCAACCTGTTCCGCCACCTGCCGCTGCGCAGCGGCGACCCGGAGGCGGTCGGCGAGGTGATCGTCGAGGGCCTGTACCAGGTCGGCCGGCAGGACCCGGCGCCGATCGGTGCCGAGGCCGGGCTGGCCGTGCCGCGCCCGGACGGCGGCGTCGAGCTGCACCTCTCCTCCACCGACCCGCACGGCGACCGGGACCGCACCGCCGCCGGCCTCGGCCTCGACCCGGACCGGGTCCGCCTGGTGGTCACCGGAGTGCCCGGCGCCACCGCCGACCGCGAGGACCGCTCGTTCCAGGTCACCCTCGCGCTGCTCGCGCTGCGCACCGGCCGCCCGGTGAAGATGACCCTCACCCGCGAGGAGTCCTTCCAGAGCCACACCAGCCGGCACCCCGCGCTGCTGCGCTACCGTCACCACGCCGACGCCGAAGGCAAGTTGGTCAAGGTCGAGGCGCAGATCCTGCTGGACGGCGGAGCCTACGCCGAGGTCTCCGCCGAGGCGCTGGCCGCCGCCGCGGCCTTCTCGGTCGGCCCCTACGTCTGCCCGAACGTCTTCGTCGACGCCTGGGCGGTGCGCACCAACAACCCGCCCGCCGGGCGGATGCGCGGCGAGGGCGCGCTGCAGACCTGCTTCGCGTACGAGTCCCAACTCGACCAGCTGGCCGCCCAGTTGGGGATCGATCCGCTGGAGATCCGGCGCCGCAACGCGCTCGCCACCGGTGACCCGATGCCGACCGGACAGGCCGTCACCTGCCCCGCCCCGGTCGCCGCGCTGCTCGACGCGGTCTCCACCGCGCCGCTGCCGCCGCTCCCGCTGGACGACCCGGACAGCGAGTGGCTGCTGCCCGGCGGCCCGGGCGGCGCCGGTGACCCGGCCGCCGTCCGCCGGGGGATCGGCTACGCGGTCGGCATGGTGCACATGCTCGGCGCGGAGGGCGAGGACGAGGTCTCCACCGCCACCGTCCGGGTCAGTGGCGACCACGCCACCGTGATCTGCGCGGCGGTCGACTCCGGGCAGGGCTTCGCCACCCTGGCCCGGCAGATCGTGCAGTCCGTGCTGGGCGTCTCCGAGGTCTACATCGCCCCCGCCGACAGCGACCAGTCCTCGGCCGGACCGTCCGCCCGCGGGCGGCACACCTGGGTCTCCGGCGGGGCGGTGGAGCGGGCCGCGCTGATGGTCCGGCACCAGCTGCTGCAGCCGATCGCGGCCAACTTCGGGATGTCCGTCGAGCTGCTCACGATCGCCGACGGCAAGATCACCTCGTACGACGGCGTGCTCGGCATGCCGGTCACCGAGGCGCTGGAGGGCAAGGAGCTCTGGGCCACCGCCCAGTGCCGGCCGCACCCCACCGAGCCGCTGGACGAGGCCGGTCAGGGCGACGCCTTCGTCTCGATCGCGTTCTGCGCGATGCGGGCCGTGGTGGACGTCGACATCGAGCTCGGCGCCGTCCGGGTGGTCGAGATGACGGTCGCCCAGGACGTCGGCCGGGCGCTGAACCCGCGTCAGATCGAGGACCGGATCGAGGCCGCGGTCGCCCAGGGCGTCGGCCTCGCACTGCTGGAGGACCTGCGCACCGAGGGCGGCCGCCTGGTCAACCCCTCGCTCACCGGGTACCGGCTGCCCACCGCACTGGACACCCCCGAGGTCCGGATCGCCGCCCTGATCGAGGACCGCGACGTGGTCGCCACCTTCGGCGCCAAGGCGGTCAGCGCCGTCCCCGCCGTGGTGGCCCCGGCCGCCGTGGCCGCCGCCGTCCGGGCCGCCACCGGGCTGCCGGTCGGGCGGCTGCCGATCCTGCCCGAGGACGCGACGGTCGGCTGA
- a CDS encoding DUF3558 family protein, which produces MQLRRLTATLALLALPLTLASCSKISQATGHPTSVDLPVESETPDTSPNAAPVKVQKRTQTIQVCSVFTAEDINAATDDEMEGQKDPGNYCVVSTKKSMLAISVQAIRYEQGVQSQEGGGTKLRFGGNRASQKLTKASGKELDSCDIVVQLNSINEFGDNSVDIKITNYDKATKPDVCGVARKITQMIFDKIPNAS; this is translated from the coding sequence ATGCAGCTCCGACGCTTGACCGCCACCCTGGCACTGCTGGCACTCCCGCTCACGCTCGCCTCCTGCTCCAAGATCAGCCAGGCGACCGGCCACCCCACCTCGGTGGACCTGCCGGTCGAGTCCGAGACCCCGGACACCTCCCCGAACGCGGCCCCGGTGAAGGTGCAGAAGCGCACCCAGACGATCCAGGTGTGCTCGGTGTTCACCGCCGAGGACATCAACGCGGCCACCGACGACGAGATGGAAGGCCAGAAGGACCCGGGCAACTACTGCGTGGTTTCCACGAAGAAGTCGATGCTGGCGATCTCGGTCCAGGCCATCCGCTACGAGCAGGGCGTCCAGAGCCAGGAGGGCGGCGGCACCAAGCTCCGCTTCGGCGGCAACCGGGCCTCCCAGAAGCTGACCAAGGCCAGCGGCAAGGAGCTCGACTCCTGCGACATCGTGGTCCAGCTCAACAGCATCAACGAGTTCGGGGACAACTCGGTCGACATCAAGATCACCAACTACGACAAGGCGACCAAGCCCGACGTCTGCGGGGTGGCACGGAAGATCACTCAGATGATCTTCGACAAGATCCCGAACGCGTCCTGA